A stretch of the Chelonoidis abingdonii isolate Lonesome George chromosome 11, CheloAbing_2.0, whole genome shotgun sequence genome encodes the following:
- the LOC142047558 gene encoding uncharacterized protein LOC142047558, with product METMVSGRMPRAGLLLLPFLLCFGPETIGSINPAALREIGDHMNKDGLAVEYAFAVSLEKASCENPSGLEQVLRRNKLRDMQAAINREGVLYDPDEGPIVAARMKRLSGAGEHAEWRLLQGDQNSPVQKLLARTYNKRSCLIFFTIRSPCTGTCLLVKRPHNILQMVSDTFHPIDHNYKAFIFRQIYHQDRDLDPQGLLEAWHRLPDVPLLRCDTKGCRDCRGNDPNSNPSACLDEIRAMRQPLHPPGRGQKGELGGEGRAEDVGESRGPLRRVGEMTPKNNPSPAPLNLQRRQKQQ from the exons atggaaACCATG GTGTCGGGACGGATGCCCAGGGCTGGACTCTTGCTGCTGCCCTTTCTCCTCTGCTTCGGGCCAGAGACTATTGGGAGCATCAACCCGGCTGCGCTCAGAGAGATTGGGGATCATATGAACAA GGATGGGTTGGCTGTTGAATACGCCTTTGCCGTCAGCCTGGAGAAAGCCAGTTGTGAGAACCCATCTGGTCTGGAACAGGTGCTGCGCAGGAACAAGCTGCGGGACATGCAGGCGGCCATTAACCGAGAGGGTGTCCTGTATGACCCAGACGAAGGGCCCATTGTGGCTGCCCGGATGAAGCGTCTGAGCGGGGCAGGGGAACACGCCGAGTGGCGCCTGCTCCAGGGTGACCAGAACAGCCCCGTGCAGAAGCTCTTGGCCCGGACCTACAACAAGAGAAGCTGCCTGATCTTCTTCACCATCCGCTCGCCCTGCACGGGGACGTGCCTGCTGGTGAAGAGGCCCCACAACATCCTACAGATGGTGAGTGACACCTTCCACCCCATCGACCACAACTACAAGGCCTTCATCTTCCGGCAGATCTACCATCAGGACCGGGACCTGGATCCCCAAGGCCTGCTGGAGGCCTGGCACCGGCTGCCCGACGTGCCCCTGTTGCGCTGCGACACCAAGGGCTGCAGGGACTGCAGAGGGAACGACCCCAACTCCAACCCCAGTGCCTGCCTGGACGAGATTCGAGCCATGAGACAGCCGCTGCACCCACctggcagggggcagaagggagagCTGGGCggagaggggagagcagaggatgtaggggagagcagggggcccCTTCGGAGGGTTGGGGAGATG ACACCCAAGAACAATCCGTCCCCAGCTCCACTGAACCTgcagagaaggcagaagcagcagtga